In a single window of the Rhineura floridana isolate rRhiFlo1 chromosome 3, rRhiFlo1.hap2, whole genome shotgun sequence genome:
- the LOC133378854 gene encoding thaicobrin-like, with the protein MERVQVTLDQHTAHRFLILSPNLKEVRCGDKHQNLPEDPERFDENFYVLGTQKFISGRHCWEVDVQVDGQWAEWAVGVAQESVRKKGEISLSPNEGIWAVGKLSGTPFSPTSYVAFTSPKWATLTLKHEPRKIQVLLDSEIRSVEFVDAVTNELIFTFPSASFSRREIRPFFWVSWGARMNC; encoded by the exons ATGGAAAGAG ttCAGGTGACTCTGGATCAACACACAGCGCATCGCTTTCTCATTCTGTCTCCTAATCTGAAGGAAGTGAGATGTGGAGACAAACACCAGAACTTGCCTGAAGACCCTGAGAGATTTGATGAGAACTTCTATGTGCTGGGCACTCAGAAGTTTATATCAGGAAGGCATTGCTGGGAGGTAGACGTACAAGTGGACGGACAATGGGCTGAGTGGGCAGTGGGAGTGGCTCAAGAGTCAgtcaggaagaagggagagaTCAGCCTGAGTCCTAATGAGGGAATCTGGGCTGTAGGGAAACTATCTGGTACCCCTTTCTCACCTACATCTTATGTTGCTTTCACTTCCCCTAAGTGGGCCACTTTGACCTTGAAACATGAGCCTAGAAagatccaggtgttgctggacagCGAAATAAGAAGTGTAGAATTTGTTGATGCTGTCACGAATGAGTTGATCTTCACTTTCCCTTCAGCTTCATTCTCTAGGAGAGAAATCCGTCCTTTTTTCTGGGTGTCCTGGGGGGCCAGAATGAATTGCTGA